One Mycobacterium paraseoulense genomic window, CCACAACCACGCCGGGTTGGTGGCCACCGCCATGCGGGTGGTCAATGCGATCCCCGCCGTCGTGGCGGCCCCGCCGGGCATCGTGACGACGCTGGACCTGCCCCTGATCACCGGCAAGGGGCTCTACCTGCCGGGTTGATTCGGCCGCTCGGCAATCAACCGCCGTCCACGCCCGAATGGCGGGTGGCGTCCCAGTCACCGCGGAGTCTTCGGCTAACCTCACTTTCTTATTCGGACGTGTGAATCGAGGTGCGACGCGTTGACGCAGAGCAGCCAGGACTCGCTGAAAAGCAGCTGGTATCTGCTGGGGCCCGCCTTCGTCGCCGCGATCGCCTACGTCGACCCCGGCAACGTCGCGGCCAACGTCAGCTCCGGCGCCAAGTTCGGCTACCTGCTGCTGTGGGTGATCGTGGTGGCCAATGCGCTGGCCGGCCTGGTGCAGTACCTGTCGGCCAAGCTCGGCCTGGTGACCGGACGCTCGTTGCCGGCGGCCATCGGCAAGCGAATGAACCGTCCGGTCCGGCTGGTCTACTGGGTACAGGCCGAACTGGTGGCGATCGCCACCGACATGGCCGAGATCGTCGGCGGCGCAATCGCGTTGCGGATCCTGTTCGACCTGCCGCTGCTGGTCGGCGGCATCATCACCGGGCTGGTGTCCCTGCTGCTGCTGGCGATCCAGGACCGGCGGGGGCAGATCATCTTCGAACGCGTCATCACCGGCCTGCTACTGGTCATCGCCATCGGCTTCGCGGCCAGCTTCTTCGTCAAGACGCCGCCGCCCGATGCCGTGCTCGGCGGGCTGGTGCCGCGATTCCGGGGGACCGAAAGCGTGCTGCTGGCCGCCGCGATCCTGGGCGCCACGGTGATGCCGCACGCGGTCTACATGCATTCGGGGCTGGTCCTCGACCGGCACGGGCATCCCGCCGAGGGCGCACACCGACGCCTGCTGCTGCGGGTGACCCGGCTGGACGTCGTGCTGGCGATGGCCGTGGCCGGAACGGTGAACGCCGCGATGCTGCTGGTCGCCGCGATCAACCTGCAGCACCGCGACATCAGCGTGTCCATCGAGGGCGCATACTCCGCGATCCACCACACGCTGGGCGCGACCATCGCGGTGCTGTTCGCGGTCGGGCTGCTGGCGTCCGGGCTGGCGTCGTCGTCGGTCGGCGCCTACGCCGGCGCCATGATCATGCAGGGCCTGCTGCACCGCCGGATTCCGATGCTGGTGCGCCGCCTGGTCACCGTCTGCCCCGCCCTGGTGATCCTCGCGGTCGGGTTCGACCCCACCCGCGCGCTGGTGCTCTCCCAGGTCGTGCTGTCGTTCGGGATACCGTTTGCGGTCCTGCCGCTGGTGAAGCTGACCGGCGACCGCGAGCTGATGGGCGACGACACCAATCACCCCGTCACGACGGTTATTGGCTGGGCCGTCGGCGTGATGATTAGTCTGCTTAACGTGGTGCTCATCTGGCTGACGGTGACTGGCTGAATGCCGGGCCGCCGGCATGCCTACTTCGCATACGGGTCGAACCTGTGCGTGCGGCAGATGGCGCAACGGTGTCCCGACGCCGACGATCCGCGCCCGGCCGTCCTGTCCGATCACGACTGGCTAATCAACCAGCGCGGCGTGGCCACCGTCGAACCGTGCGCCGGCAATCAGGTGCACGGCGTGGTCTGGCAGATCTCCGACGGCGACCTGGTCACCCTGGACAGCGCCGAGGGTGTGCCGGTGCGTTACCGGCGTGACCGGCTGACGGTGCACACCGACGCCGGGCCATCGCCGGCCTGGGTCTACATCGACCATCGGGTGACACCCGGCCCGCCCCGGCCGGGTTACCTGCCCAAGATCATCGACGGTGCCGTGCAGCACGGGTTGCCGCAGCGCTGGATCGACTTCTTGCGGCGCTGGGATCCCTCGCGCTGGCCTCGCCGGGTATCGACGTCCGGCCCTGCGCCGCAATCGCTTTCGGCGTTGCTGAGCGAACCGGGGGTGGCCGAGGCCAGCCGATTGCGGTCGCGCTTCGGCTTCCTCGCCATCCACGGCGGCGGGCTGGAAGAGATGACCGACGTGATCGCCGAACGCGCGGCCGAGGCCGCCGACGCGTCGGTGTACGTGCTGCGTCACCCCGACCGCTATCCGCACCACCTGCCGTCGGCGTTGTTCGACCCGGCGGAGTCGCCCCGGCTCGCCGAGTTCCTCGACCATGTCGACGTCGCGGTGTCGCTGCACGGCTACGGCCGCATCGGGCGCAGCACTCAACTGCTGGCCGGTGGCCGCAACCGCGCGCTGGCCGCGCATTTGGCCCGGCACATTCGGTTGACCGGTTACCTGGTGATCACCGACCTCGAGGACATCCCGCCGGAGTTGCGGGGTCTGCATCCGGGCAACCCGGTCAACCGGGTGCGCGACGGCGGGACCCAGCTGGAGCTGTCCCCACGCGTGCGCGGGTTGAGCCCGCGCAGCCCGCTGCCCGGCGACGACGGCCTGTCTCCGGTCACCACGGCGCTGATCCTGGGACTCGCGGAGGCGGCACGTTGTTGGTAATTGTCCTCATCTGTTGAACGGAGTTGTTGGTGGCCAAGGATTTTCGTTTCGGAATGAGCATGCGCTTCATCAAGTCGCGCGAGGCGTTTGCCGAAAAGGTGAAGCGCGCCGAAGATGTTGGCTTCGACATTCTCTGTGTGCCAGATCATTTGGGGGCAGCCTCCCCGATCGCCGCGCTGACCGCGGCCGCCATGGTCACCACGAGACTCAAGCTCAGCATGTATGTGCTCAACGCCGCCTTCTACAAGCCGGCCCTGTTGAGTCGAGACCTTGGCGACCTGGACAAACTCAGCGACGGCCGTCTCGAGATCGGCCTCGGAACCGGATACGTCAAAGAAGAGTTCGATGCGGCCGAGCTCCCCTACCCCAGCGCCGGCGCCCGGGTCGACTACCTCAAGCACATGACGAAATACCTGAAGGAGCATCACCCGAAGACGCCAATCCTCATTGCCGGCAACGGCGACCGGGTGTTGACCATCGCCGCCCGGCACGCCGACATCATCGGGCTGACAGGTTCGAGGGTGAAAGAAGCCGACGACCCGTTGACCGAACGCGTCGAGTTCGTCCGCAGCGCCGCCGGCGACCGATTCGACTCGCTGGAGCTGAACCTGGCCATCACTGCTCTGCCGGCCGAAGGCGAGACCATGCCCGACCTGAGGATGACCCGGCAATACGCCCCGGGGCTGTCCGACGAGGAGTTGCTCGAGCAGACCTCGGTGCTCAGCGGCACGCCGCGTGAGATGGCCAACAGGCTGTCCTTCTACCGCGAGAAATACGGGGTCACGTCCGTCACCGTGCAGGACAACCACATCAAGAACTTCGCGAAGGTCATCGCCGAGCTGCGCTGAGCCGTCGCGGTTACGGACTGCCGGTAAGCTCAGGCGGTCCGCCCTCGTAGCTCAGGGGATAGAGCACGGCTCTCCTAAAGCCGGTGTCGCAGGTTCGAATCCTGCCGGGGGCACGACGTCATATATTACCTGCTCAGAGGCCATTTTTGGGCGTAGGCGCGGGTCGGCGCGTGCGATCTCCGTGTGATCTTCTGTAGCGCGTGCCAGCACTAGCCAGCGCAGTTGTTGCGACTGTAGCGACCCAGTATCGGGATAGCTGGGACGCGCCAAGAGTCGCCCCCCTTGACGCGCCGCGCCTCCATCAACAGCGGACCACCCAGCCGGAATGAATGTGGCAGTTGTGCGCTTTAGCCACATGCACGCTCGACAGCAATGCAATGTTTTGATTGACGCTCTGGATCGATCAAAGGCCAGGTCAGTGGATTCGAGGAATAGGCAATACCTGTGGATGGGGTGTTGCAGGGGACATCCGTTCCTGCCGCCTCTCTCGCCCGGAAGGGTCGGTCAGGCTGGCGTCAGGTGAAGCGGTAGGTGGGTCGGACCGCGTAACGAACTATGGGTCGACCATTCTGTGGGGCCGCCGGGAGCGATCCGTTTGACGTGGGTGACGAGTTGTCTCAGCACGGCTTGGGCTTCCATTCGAGCCAGTGGCGCTCCTATGCACATGTGTGCGCCGTAGCCGAAAGCGACGTGAGCTCGCGGGTTGCGGTCAGCGCGGTACTCGTCAGGTTGGTCGAAGGCTGCCGGGTCGCGATTCGCCGCCCCGAAGGACAAAAGGACGCGTGATCCGGAGGGGATGGTGACGCCGCCGATTTGATAGTCGGCGCGGGTGTAACGGTAGAGGTTTTGTATCGGGGTCGTGATGCGAAGTTGCTCCTCGACGGCGATCGGGACGAGGTCGGGGTTGGCGCGGATCAAGTCGTACTGATCGGGGTGACGGGCG contains:
- a CDS encoding Nramp family divalent metal transporter codes for the protein MRTCESRCDALTQSSQDSLKSSWYLLGPAFVAAIAYVDPGNVAANVSSGAKFGYLLLWVIVVANALAGLVQYLSAKLGLVTGRSLPAAIGKRMNRPVRLVYWVQAELVAIATDMAEIVGGAIALRILFDLPLLVGGIITGLVSLLLLAIQDRRGQIIFERVITGLLLVIAIGFAASFFVKTPPPDAVLGGLVPRFRGTESVLLAAAILGATVMPHAVYMHSGLVLDRHGHPAEGAHRRLLLRVTRLDVVLAMAVAGTVNAAMLLVAAINLQHRDISVSIEGAYSAIHHTLGATIAVLFAVGLLASGLASSSVGAYAGAMIMQGLLHRRIPMLVRRLVTVCPALVILAVGFDPTRALVLSQVVLSFGIPFAVLPLVKLTGDRELMGDDTNHPVTTVIGWAVGVMISLLNVVLIWLTVTG
- a CDS encoding poly-gamma-glutamate hydrolase family protein, coding for MPGRRHAYFAYGSNLCVRQMAQRCPDADDPRPAVLSDHDWLINQRGVATVEPCAGNQVHGVVWQISDGDLVTLDSAEGVPVRYRRDRLTVHTDAGPSPAWVYIDHRVTPGPPRPGYLPKIIDGAVQHGLPQRWIDFLRRWDPSRWPRRVSTSGPAPQSLSALLSEPGVAEASRLRSRFGFLAIHGGGLEEMTDVIAERAAEAADASVYVLRHPDRYPHHLPSALFDPAESPRLAEFLDHVDVAVSLHGYGRIGRSTQLLAGGRNRALAAHLARHIRLTGYLVITDLEDIPPELRGLHPGNPVNRVRDGGTQLELSPRVRGLSPRSPLPGDDGLSPVTTALILGLAEAARCW
- a CDS encoding LLM class F420-dependent oxidoreductase, with amino-acid sequence MLVAKDFRFGMSMRFIKSREAFAEKVKRAEDVGFDILCVPDHLGAASPIAALTAAAMVTTRLKLSMYVLNAAFYKPALLSRDLGDLDKLSDGRLEIGLGTGYVKEEFDAAELPYPSAGARVDYLKHMTKYLKEHHPKTPILIAGNGDRVLTIAARHADIIGLTGSRVKEADDPLTERVEFVRSAAGDRFDSLELNLAITALPAEGETMPDLRMTRQYAPGLSDEELLEQTSVLSGTPREMANRLSFYREKYGVTSVTVQDNHIKNFAKVIAELR